A single genomic interval of Drosophila virilis strain 15010-1051.87 chromosome 2, Dvir_AGI_RSII-ME, whole genome shotgun sequence harbors:
- the dpr4 gene encoding protein sax-3 codes for MSRDNKYSWVCPQKVLWLSQLWLLLLLFESSLVISEVPPHYWETPYSQPYFDNSSRREVTATVGQAALLHCRVRNLGDRAVSWIRKRDLHILTVGILTYTNDQRFQSLHSEGSDEWTLRISSPQPRDSGTYECQVSTEPKISQGFRLNVVVSRAKILGNAELFIKSGSDINLTCLAMQSPVPPSFIYWYKGKRVMNYSQRGGINVITERSTRTSKLLIAKATSADSGNYTCSPSSSDSASVVVHVINGEHPAAMQHGNSSASSLRSTWSPVPLLAMTTTTAAVAVTWNWNWNWSSSSSSSSSFVAAAALLPAALANWWGRRSSSWSWSLSLS; via the exons ATGTCGAGGGATAACAAATACAGTTGGGTCTGCCCCCAGAAAGTACTTTGGCTATCACAACTGTGgctcttgctgctgttatttg AAAGCAGCCTGGTCATCAGCGAAGTGCCTCCACACTACTGGGAAACCCCCTACTCGCAGCCGTATTTTGATAACTCCTCGCGGCGCGAGGTCACGGCAACCGTGGGGCAAGCGGCGCTGCTGCATTGCCGCGTTAGGAATCTGGGCGACCGGGCG GTCTCCTGGATACGCAAGCGGGACCTGCATATACTGACCGTGGGCATATTGACCTATACGAACGATCAGCGCTTTCAGTCGCTGCACTCGGAGGGCTCCGATGAGTGGACGCTGCGCATCTCCTCGCCGCAGCCGCGCGACTCCGGCACCTACGAGTGCCAGGTCTCAACGGAGCCGAAAATCAGTCAAGGATTTCGTCTGAACGTTGTGG TGTCGCGCGCTAAAATTCTTGGCAATGCAGAGCTGTTCATCAAGAGCGGCAGCGACATTAATCTCACCTGCCTGGCGATGCAGTCGCCGGTACCACCGTCGTTTATCTACTGGTACAAAGGCAAGCGGGTCATGAATTATTCGCAGCGTGGGGGCATTAATGTCATCACCGAGCGCTCGACGCGGACCAGCAAGCTGCTGATAGCCAAGGCCACGTCCGCTGATTCCGGCAACTACACGTGCTCGCCAAGTAGCTCAG ACTCCGCCTCGGTGGTGGTGCATGTCATAAATGGCGAACATCCGGCTGCAATGCAgcatggcaacagcagcgccagctCCTTGCGCTCCACGTGGAGCCCAGTGCCTTTACTTGCCATGACAACGACGACAGCTGCGGTGGCTGTCACATGGAACTGGAATTGGAACTggagtagcagcagcagcagcagcagcagctttgtTGCAGCCGCAGCGCTGCTGCCGGCGGCCCTGGCGAATTGGTGGGGTCGCCGCAGCtccagctggagctggagtttGAGTCTGAGCTGA